ATCTTGATAGTTTTGGTATTGTAGTACTCACTGTATTGTTTTAGCACATCCCTGGCATGGTCAAGACTGGTGATCTTGTACCTCCAGAAACCTACACCGGGCCCGGTACTGTAGACTCTGGGACCGTGTAGCATCCCGGCTTCAACCATATCGGAATAGGTAAGCACATCCGTGGTAGCCGTCTGAGGGTCACGAGTAGTGGTCACCCCGTAGGCCAGATTGGCAGAATAGATCCATACCTGGTTTTTGTGAATGCCCCATTTAGGCCACATATGGGCATGGGTATCTACAAATCCCGGGATAAGTGTTTTTCCGCTGACATCGATGACTGTGGTTCCTTCGGGAATCATTAAACTTCCAGAATTTCCTATGGCCTTTATGCGGTTATTCTCTATCAGGATATCACCCGATTCAATAACCTCATCCCCTTTCATGCTAATAATCCTGCCCCCTTTAAGAAGAAGTGTCCCATTGGGCATTTGCCTTGAATAAGTGACCTTTATTTTAATTTCATCTGCTGTAAACGTTTTTTTATCCTCGTCCTCTTTTTCTTCTTTATCTGTATCGGTAGAATCTTTACTCTTGTTCAATTTAGCCAGTTCTTTTTTCTTCTTTTCGGCAACTTCGAGACTATCCTTAAAGCGCTTACCGGCTTCCAGATCATAACGGAAATGACTCGCGCCCAAAGACCAGTGTACCTTTTTGCTATCTGATGACCAGGCGGGAAATTCCCCTCCCATGACCGTGAGTTTCATTGCCGGAAAGGATGCTTTGTCTGCGGAAGCTACAGAAATGGTAGGTGTCTTCCCATATCTGGGAATGGTAACCGTGTAGATATCGTTATTGATTTGCGCCAGTGCGGTTTTACCATCCGGTGAGATCAGTATCTCTGAAGGACGCGAGGACTTGTCATTATCTTCCCGATTACCCTCTGAAGACGGCAGGTATTTCTCCTCAGGGACATCGAAATGATCTTTTCCAAAGATATCTTGTGAACCGTAAGTTTCAATCCCTTTCAATTTAAGGTGTTCCTTTTCATCGGTTCCGTCCCATCGGATGGAAAGCAGACCTTTTGAAGAATGACTTAGATAGATTCGATCGTCTGTCCTGGTAAAATGAGGTTTTACCCTTCCTTTTGAGGTGTCGATAAACTGAATGGGGCCACCCTCGGTAGAGACCCAGACCAGGTCTTCTCGCGCTCCCCGTACCGTAGGGCCGGTTGCATCTTCATAAGCCTGAGCCGTTCCTCGTTGAAAAGCTATTCGATTGCTGTTATAAGCCCATTGCGGAGTACTGTAAACCCCGGGTTCACGAGTTAGCTGAACGGGCCTCGGTCTTCCGTCGACATTTACTTTTAAGAGATGGCCTCCCCCCTGTTTCCATGTTGTAAAAATGATATGTTTCCCATCCGGTGACCATGCCGGTTGTGCTTCGGTAAAATCGTTGTTCGTCAGCCTTCTGGGCGTTCCATCGGGAAGGTCTTGCACGTATAATCTGTTCAGGGCCGTAAATGCCAATTTGGTTCCGTCCGGAGAAGGATTGGCGTCGCGAATCTGCGTAACCAGCGCTTCTTTGGTGTCCTCAATGGGATATTCGAATTTCAGCCGTGGCCCTAAATCGAGTTTCACATCCGCAGAAAAAGGAATCTCAGTAGCTGAATTGTTTTCAATGTCAATAGCGAATATCTTACCTCCGTAAGAGGCTACCAATTTTTTACTATCCGGGGTAAACGACATGGCAGGGAGAACACCCAAGGGGGCTATAGATTCCTGTTCGTCTCGCTGTACGGGATAAGCTAACCATCGTTCCTCTCCTGAATTCAGGTTGCGTAATACCAGGCCGGTCTGCGCTTCAAATCTGCTGCCAAATACCAACCAATTCCCGTCTGGGGAGAGTGTTGGGGTAAAGGCCGACCCGTACCTGGAAGAAATCACCTCCATATCGGCATCCTCCATATCGTAGGTGCCTATTTGATACTGAGGTAATTGTGCGTTGTAGTTCCACGCATTTCGTCTTTGAGAAAAATAAAGTAGTTTGCCATCTGCGCCAAAAGCCGGATCAATTACTTTTAAGTTTTTGGGTTCGCTGATCAGGGCACTGCCTGAGCCCCCTTCTTTATGATAGATCTGTAACTTGATATTTCTCCTCCCTTTAGCGCCCACGATGTATTCTCCATCTGGTGTCCACTCAGCGGAAAAGAAGTTGTGCTTGCTCTCTTTGCTGATTTGTTTTTCTTCTTTGTCCTCAAGGTTTAGGGTCCATATATTATCAGAACCGCTTTTGTCTGAAATAAAGGCAATAGACTTCCCATCAGGGCTATATCTGGGATGCACATCATAGGCAAGGCCGGCAGTTAGTACTGTTGCCTTTCCCCCACTCATAGGAATAGTATAGATATCACCCATCAGATCAAAGACGATGGTCTTTCCGTCCGGACTTACATCCAGGGAAATCCAGGTGCCCTCACTTGTGGTAAATTGGATTTCGCGTTCCGGCTCCAGTGGTAATTCCTTTGTTGCCTTTTTAAGGGAATCTGCTTTTTGTATGGTATCCTGGGCTAATAGAAAATTCGTTTGGAAAAAGAGTATACTCAGGCCGAATATCAAGGAGTACTTAAATCGATACATTAGGAGGAGGTATTGATTAGACTCCTAATATAGAGAATATTGGCGGGATGTTTTTGTATAAAATTCCAGAGGACAGAGAAACTACTCTTCTTCGGTATCACTTTCTTCCGGATCTACTTCAAAATCGGTAATTCCGTTCTTGTGTAGCAGATTATACCACTGTATTACTTTCTTGATATCACTTGGGTACACCCGTTCTTCATCATAGTCAGGAACCACCTCAAAGAAATATTCTTCCAGTTTAATTTTATCCTCTTTATGACCTATGGCTGTGGTTCCTCCATTTTCTTTCTCCTGTATTTTTTTAAATACAGTTTTGAGGGGTAGTTCTTCTTTCAGCGTAAAAATAGCGATCTCGGAAAGTACACTTACATTATTGGTCATGCCCACCGTGACCCTTTTGCCATCCAACAACGACTCGGCCACAAAACCTGTCCTGGTCTGAGTAAGTAATTTGTAAAGCCCGGGGCGACCTCCGATAGATAATATTTTGTCCAAACTCATTAATCTCCTTGATTTAGTCGGCAAATATGTAAAATTAAACTGAATTCGGTAAAGCTACCTTCCTTTTTTTAACAGAGGAAAACGCATTCTGTAATCTACCTGTATCTTTCCTTTCGAAATATTGGTAAGTTTTCCTTTAAGAAGACGTTTTTTAAGACTTGAAACCTTGTCTGTAAATAGCACTCCCTGTATATGATCGTATTCGTGCTGAATAACTCTGGCAAGTATCCCATCGAATGTCTCGGTATACTCTTTAAAATTTTCATCCTGATAACGAAGAGTAATCGTATCATTTCGAGTGACATCTTCCCTGATATCCGGAATACTGAGGCATCCTTCGTTAAACGGCCAGGTCTTCCCGGTTTCTTCTATCATCTGCGCGTTAACAAACACCTGTTTAAAGTTCTTGAGTTGATTCTGTTCTTCTTCCGAAAGCTCATCATCATCAGCAAAAGGTGAAGTATCAACCATAAAAAGTCTGATGGCCAAACCAATCTGAGGTGCCGCCAATCCTACTCCGTTGGCATTATACATGGTTTCCCACATATTTTCAATCAGGGTTTGAAGGCCTTCGTAATCCTTATCTATTTCAGCTCCAACTTTTCTCAGTACCGGATCGCCATAGGCGACAATGGGTAAAATCATATTTTCACTACTATTTAATAAACTCTTGCGAGCTTTATTTTTTACTTGCCAGATAACCCTGTAAAATGAGGGTTGCACTCACTTCATCTATAATCCCTTTATCCCTTCTGTCTTTTTTCTTTACCCCGGAGGCAATCATGCTCTGCAGGGCAAGTTTAGAAGTGAATCGTTCGTCCTGCCTGTGCACGGGTATCTCGGGAAACGCTTTTTGTAATTTCACAAGAAATTTCCTGATCATCGGTTCCGCTTCCGAATGAGAATGATCCATTCTTCGGGGTTCTCCTACAACAAATATAGAAATGGGCTCTTCTTTGACGTAGGATTCTAAGAATGGTATCAATGTCGAAGTTTGGACTGTGGTTAGGCCTGAAGCGATCAGCTGCAGAGGATCACTAACCGCGATTCCTGTCCTGATTTTACCATAATCCAAGGCTAAAATTCGACCCAATTCAATTCATTTTTGCAAAAGTAAAGGATAAAATGTTATTCCTGTAAAAATGGGCCTTATAATCCGCCCTTACCCCTTATATTTGCCGAAAATTTCATGATCCATGGAGGAGTTGAAGCGTACTATTGAAAAAGCCTGGGAGCAGCGTGAATTACTGAATGAAATTGAAACGCAAACGTCTATTCGCAAAGTTGTGGATTTGATAGATTCAGGAAAGCTAAGATGTGCCGAGCCCACAAAAAATGGGTGGCAGATTAATGAATGGGTAAAAAAAGCGGTAGTGCTGTACTTTCCCATACAAAAGATGGTTACCCAGGAGGTAGGGATTTTTGAATATCACGATAAGATTCCGCTGAAAAAAGGATATAAAGAAAAAGAAATAAGAGTAGTTCCACATGCGGTAGCCAGACACGGCGCCTATATTGCCCCCGGAACCATTCTAATGCCCAGTTACGTAAATATCGGAGCCTATGTGGATTCCGGTACTATGGTAGATACTTGGGCCACTGTGGGTAGTTGTGCCCAGATAGGGAAAAATGTTCATTTAAGTGGCGGCGTGGGCATAGGAGGAGTTTTAGAACCTCTGCAGGCTTCACCTGTAATCATCGAAGACAACGCCTTTATAGGAAGTCGGTGTATTGTTGTGGAAGGAGTGATGGTAGAACAGGAAGCGGTCTTAGGGGCCAATGTGGTTTTAACGGCTTCCACTAAGATCATCGACGTAACCGGCGCCACCCCTCTTGAGATGAAAGGTAGGGTTCCGGCCCGTTCAGTTGTTATACCAGGGAGCTACACTAAGAAATTTGCAGCAGGAGATTACCAGGTACCTTGTGCCCTGATCATCGGGAAAAGAAAACCGAGTACGGATCTAAAAACATCCCTGAATAATGCCCTGC
This DNA window, taken from Muriicola soli, encodes the following:
- the def gene encoding peptide deformylase; this translates as MILPIVAYGDPVLRKVGAEIDKDYEGLQTLIENMWETMYNANGVGLAAPQIGLAIRLFMVDTSPFADDDELSEEEQNQLKNFKQVFVNAQMIEETGKTWPFNEGCLSIPDIREDVTRNDTITLRYQDENFKEYTETFDGILARVIQHEYDHIQGVLFTDKVSSLKKRLLKGKLTNISKGKIQVDYRMRFPLLKKGR
- a CDS encoding amidohydrolase family protein yields the protein MYRFKYSLIFGLSILFFQTNFLLAQDTIQKADSLKKATKELPLEPEREIQFTTSEGTWISLDVSPDGKTIVFDLMGDIYTIPMSGGKATVLTAGLAYDVHPRYSPDGKSIAFISDKSGSDNIWTLNLEDKEEKQISKESKHNFFSAEWTPDGEYIVGAKGRRNIKLQIYHKEGGSGSALISEPKNLKVIDPAFGADGKLLYFSQRRNAWNYNAQLPQYQIGTYDMEDADMEVISSRYGSAFTPTLSPDGNWLVFGSRFEAQTGLVLRNLNSGEERWLAYPVQRDEQESIAPLGVLPAMSFTPDSKKLVASYGGKIFAIDIENNSATEIPFSADVKLDLGPRLKFEYPIEDTKEALVTQIRDANPSPDGTKLAFTALNRLYVQDLPDGTPRRLTNNDFTEAQPAWSPDGKHIIFTTWKQGGGHLLKVNVDGRPRPVQLTREPGVYSTPQWAYNSNRIAFQRGTAQAYEDATGPTVRGAREDLVWVSTEGGPIQFIDTSKGRVKPHFTRTDDRIYLSHSSKGLLSIRWDGTDEKEHLKLKGIETYGSQDIFGKDHFDVPEEKYLPSSEGNREDNDKSSRPSEILISPDGKTALAQINNDIYTVTIPRYGKTPTISVASADKASFPAMKLTVMGGEFPAWSSDSKKVHWSLGASHFRYDLEAGKRFKDSLEVAEKKKKELAKLNKSKDSTDTDKEEKEDEDKKTFTADEIKIKVTYSRQMPNGTLLLKGGRIISMKGDEVIESGDILIENNRIKAIGNSGSLMIPEGTTVIDVSGKTLIPGFVDTHAHMWPKWGIHKNQVWIYSANLAYGVTTTRDPQTATTDVLTYSDMVEAGMLHGPRVYSTGPGVGFWRYKITSLDHARDVLKQYSEYYNTKTIKMYLVGNRQQRQWVIMAAKELELMPTTEGGLDFKLNMTQLLDGYPGHEHSLPIYPIYQDVVKTTADSKMAVTPTLLVSYGGPWAENYYYSREDVWGDQKLQYFTPYEELANKSRRRPGWFMDEEHVFQKHAIFMNDLVKEGGIAGIGSHGQLQGLGFHWELWSVASGGMKNHDALKVATIHGATALGLEKDLGSLEAGKLADILILSGNPLDTLRDTNTLTHVIRNGTVYEAETLDEVWPVVKKAEPFSWQTVKPEGLPGTDKK
- the ruvX gene encoding Holliday junction resolvase RuvX — its product is MGRILALDYGKIRTGIAVSDPLQLIASGLTTVQTSTLIPFLESYVKEEPISIFVVGEPRRMDHSHSEAEPMIRKFLVKLQKAFPEIPVHRQDERFTSKLALQSMIASGVKKKDRRDKGIIDEVSATLILQGYLASKK
- a CDS encoding 2,3,4,5-tetrahydropyridine-2,6-dicarboxylate N-succinyltransferase yields the protein MEELKRTIEKAWEQRELLNEIETQTSIRKVVDLIDSGKLRCAEPTKNGWQINEWVKKAVVLYFPIQKMVTQEVGIFEYHDKIPLKKGYKEKEIRVVPHAVARHGAYIAPGTILMPSYVNIGAYVDSGTMVDTWATVGSCAQIGKNVHLSGGVGIGGVLEPLQASPVIIEDNAFIGSRCIVVEGVMVEQEAVLGANVVLTASTKIIDVTGATPLEMKGRVPARSVVIPGSYTKKFAAGDYQVPCALIIGKRKPSTDLKTSLNNALREFNVAV
- a CDS encoding DUF5606 domain-containing protein translates to MSLDKILSIGGRPGLYKLLTQTRTGFVAESLLDGKRVTVGMTNNVSVLSEIAIFTLKEELPLKTVFKKIQEKENGGTTAIGHKEDKIKLEEYFFEVVPDYDEERVYPSDIKKVIQWYNLLHKNGITDFEVDPEESDTEEE